A stretch of the Mesorhizobium sp. Pch-S genome encodes the following:
- a CDS encoding APC family permease, giving the protein MSAMDETYVAEASGNLHRTIDWRGAFWVASGVPPLVLFSIGGIAGVGGNIAFAIWTVSILMGFIQSFTYAEIAGLFPNKSGGASVYGATAWLRYSKFIAPLSVWCNWFAWTPVLSLGCSIAAAYILNALAPIPGFTETSPEVVAYLAANAGTSAADAVAAVTAAATPTIRTWTLYTHSLGPVSFSLNATFWIGAVLMLGTFAIQHRGILSTANVQKVVGLLVIIPLLIVGIAPILTGQVNWANYSPFVPLAAAYAPEPGSWNVAGWTLVLGGMFIAAWSTYGFETAVCYTREFKNPETDTFKAIFYSGLLCILLFILVPFTFQGVLGLNGMLATPIVDGSGVADALASMVGGGGLIKTLLIMLMILALLLSIMTAMAGTSRTLYQGAVDGWLPRYLSHVNEHGAPTRAMWTDLIVNLGVLAIASADATSFFFILAVANCGYIIFNFLNLNAGWIHRIDNGHIKRPWRAPTWLLAAGTIFAFVNAVFMGAGAKVWNPMALWAGLATVALIIPVFCFRHYIQDGGKFPDHMLDDLGMTESNLRERKAGMLPYLTLIAGLIVVLIANWYFVF; this is encoded by the coding sequence ATGAGTGCCATGGATGAAACCTACGTGGCCGAAGCCAGTGGGAACCTGCACCGAACCATCGATTGGCGCGGCGCATTCTGGGTCGCCAGCGGCGTGCCGCCGCTGGTGCTGTTTTCGATCGGTGGCATCGCCGGTGTCGGCGGCAACATCGCCTTCGCCATCTGGACGGTGTCCATCCTGATGGGCTTCATCCAGTCCTTCACCTATGCGGAGATCGCCGGCCTGTTCCCCAACAAATCGGGTGGCGCATCGGTCTACGGCGCCACTGCCTGGCTGCGCTATTCGAAGTTCATCGCGCCGCTGTCGGTATGGTGCAACTGGTTCGCCTGGACCCCGGTGCTGTCACTCGGTTGCTCCATCGCGGCGGCCTATATCCTCAATGCACTGGCGCCGATCCCGGGTTTCACCGAAACGTCGCCGGAAGTGGTTGCATACCTTGCCGCGAATGCGGGGACGAGTGCCGCGGACGCGGTCGCGGCGGTGACCGCCGCAGCGACGCCGACGATCCGTACCTGGACGCTCTACACCCACTCGCTCGGGCCGGTTTCCTTCTCGCTCAATGCGACGTTCTGGATCGGCGCGGTGCTGATGCTCGGTACGTTCGCCATCCAGCATCGCGGCATCCTCAGCACCGCCAACGTGCAGAAGGTGGTCGGCCTGCTGGTCATTATTCCGCTGCTGATCGTCGGCATCGCGCCGATCCTGACCGGGCAGGTCAACTGGGCAAACTACTCGCCCTTCGTTCCTCTGGCTGCAGCCTACGCGCCGGAGCCTGGCTCCTGGAACGTCGCCGGCTGGACGCTGGTGCTGGGCGGCATGTTCATCGCCGCCTGGTCAACATACGGCTTTGAGACGGCAGTCTGCTACACACGCGAATTCAAGAACCCCGAAACGGACACGTTCAAGGCGATCTTCTATTCGGGCCTGCTGTGCATCCTGCTGTTCATCCTGGTGCCGTTCACCTTCCAGGGCGTGCTCGGTCTCAACGGCATGCTGGCGACGCCGATCGTCGATGGTTCCGGTGTCGCCGACGCGCTTGCCTCCATGGTCGGTGGCGGCGGCCTCATCAAGACGCTGCTCATCATGCTGATGATCCTGGCGCTGCTGCTGTCGATCATGACTGCGATGGCCGGTACCTCGCGCACGCTTTACCAGGGTGCAGTCGACGGCTGGCTGCCGCGTTATCTCAGCCACGTCAACGAACATGGCGCGCCGACACGGGCGATGTGGACGGACCTGATCGTCAATCTCGGCGTGCTGGCAATCGCCTCGGCGGATGCGACGAGTTTCTTCTTCATCCTCGCCGTCGCCAATTGCGGCTACATCATCTTCAACTTCCTCAACCTGAATGCCGGCTGGATCCATCGCATCGACAACGGCCACATCAAGCGGCCATGGCGCGCGCCGACCTGGTTGCTGGCGGCAGGCACCATCTTCGCCTTTGTCAATGCCGTGTTCATGGGCGCCGGCGCCAAGGTGTGGAACCCGATGGCGCTCTGGGCAGGGCTTGCCACCGTCGCCCTCATCATCCCGGTGTTCTGCTTCCGTCACTACATCCAGGACGGCGGCAAATTCCCGGATCACATGCTGGACGATCTCGGCATGACCGAAAGCAACCTGCGGGAGCGCAAGGCCGGCATGCTGCCTTACCTGACGCTGATCGCCGGCCTGATCGTGGTGCTGATCGCCAACTGGTACTTCGTGTTCTGA
- a CDS encoding efflux RND transporter periplasmic adaptor subunit → MRIWKITTAVVVIAAAATYVHFNGEPAFLSGLISKPADAAAPAQAMQAMPVPVAAVVKKTLPVYLDYTARAEAIRSVALQAKVSGYILEQAAEDGVDVKKGDTLYRIDPRDYQVALDQVKAQAQRNQASLSYTKASLTRGNDLIKTGFLSKDGFDQRSSTMQQGEATVAADNAAIQAAEINLGYTTIRAPFDGRLGRNQAPVGTLVNVGGTSLNTLVQVSPIYVTFTPSEGDLALIQKAKASGPIVAEVTIPGDKTPPRKGELTFIDNRIDAATGTIVARATIGNDDRSLLPGQYVNIRLQIGETPNTLLVPQVALGSSQLGKFVYVIDEGNKVGMRLVELGQTEGELIAITKGITENDKIISGNLQKIGPGMPVNPQTASPTPPPAS, encoded by the coding sequence ATGCGTATCTGGAAAATCACCACAGCCGTCGTCGTGATCGCCGCGGCGGCAACATATGTCCACTTCAACGGCGAGCCTGCCTTCCTGAGCGGTCTGATCAGCAAGCCGGCGGATGCGGCGGCTCCCGCACAAGCCATGCAGGCGATGCCGGTGCCGGTTGCCGCGGTCGTGAAGAAGACCTTGCCGGTCTACCTCGACTACACCGCACGCGCCGAGGCCATCCGCAGCGTTGCGCTGCAGGCCAAGGTCTCCGGCTATATCCTCGAGCAGGCAGCCGAGGATGGCGTCGACGTCAAGAAGGGTGACACGCTCTACCGCATCGACCCGCGCGACTACCAGGTCGCCCTCGACCAGGTGAAGGCACAGGCCCAGCGCAACCAGGCATCGCTCAGCTACACCAAGGCGAGCCTGACCCGCGGCAACGACCTGATCAAGACCGGTTTCCTGTCGAAGGACGGCTTTGACCAGCGCAGCAGCACCATGCAGCAGGGCGAAGCGACCGTGGCTGCCGACAACGCAGCCATCCAGGCCGCCGAGATCAATCTCGGCTACACCACGATCCGGGCTCCCTTCGACGGTCGCCTCGGCCGCAACCAGGCGCCTGTCGGCACGCTCGTCAATGTCGGCGGCACCTCGCTGAACACTCTGGTCCAGGTCAGCCCGATCTACGTCACCTTCACGCCGAGCGAGGGTGATCTTGCCCTCATCCAGAAGGCGAAGGCGAGTGGGCCGATCGTTGCCGAAGTGACGATCCCAGGCGACAAGACGCCGCCGCGCAAGGGCGAGCTCACCTTCATCGACAACAGGATCGATGCCGCCACAGGCACCATTGTGGCGCGTGCCACCATCGGCAATGACGACCGCTCGCTGCTGCCAGGCCAGTATGTGAACATCCGCCTGCAGATCGGCGAAACGCCGAACACCTTGCTCGTGCCGCAGGTCGCGCTCGGTTCCAGCCAGCTCGGCAAGTTTGTCTATGTCATCGATGAAGGCAACAAGGTTGGAATGCGATTGGTCGAACTCGGTCAGACCGAAGGCGAACTGATCGCCATCACCAAGGGCATCACTGAGAACGACAAGATCATCAGTGGCAATCTTCAGAAGATCGGGCCGGGCATGCCGGTAAACCCCCAAACGGCAAGCCCGACTCCGCCCCCGGCGTCCTGA
- a CDS encoding APC family permease — protein MTTTTASAAAPAHAGDGQLHRTIDWRGAFWVASGVPALVLFSIGGIAGTVGTPAYLIWTASIILGLIQSFTYAEIAGLFPSKSGGASVYGATAWLRYSKFIAPLSVWCNWLAWTPVLSLGCSIAAAYILNALAPIPGFSDTSPEVVAWLADPANAGKAATDAIAALTAAGTPAIRTWTLFHGTLGPVSFSLNSVFFIGVILMLVTFAIQHRGILGTASVQKFIGLVVIIPMLIVGVVPIITGQINWANYSPLVPLAAAYAPEPGSWNVAGWTLVLGGMFIAAWSAYAFETAICYTSEFKNPGRDTVRAIFYSGLLCLALYTLVPFTFQGVLGLNGMLATPIVDGSGVAEAMAQMVGGAGFVTSIMVMLMILALMLSIMTAMAGSSRTLYQGSVDGWLPRYLNHTNEHGAPTRAMWTDLIFNVFLLAVAAADATSFFFVLAVSNCGYIIFNFLNLNSGWIHRIDNGHIHRPWRAPTLLIAVGGLLSYVNAVFMGAGAKVWNPWALWAGFIAAALIIPVFCFRHYIQDGGKFPEHMLDDLGISQDDLKVRKAGMLPYLTLVAGLVVVLLANWFFVI, from the coding sequence ATGACGACGACAACAGCCAGCGCCGCGGCGCCTGCTCACGCAGGAGACGGCCAACTTCATCGCACTATCGACTGGCGCGGCGCCTTCTGGGTCGCCAGTGGCGTGCCGGCACTGGTGCTGTTTTCAATCGGCGGCATTGCCGGCACCGTCGGCACGCCGGCCTACCTGATCTGGACAGCGTCCATCATTCTTGGCCTGATCCAGTCCTTCACCTATGCCGAGATCGCCGGCTTGTTTCCTTCGAAGTCGGGTGGCGCTTCCGTGTATGGTGCCACGGCCTGGCTGCGCTATTCGAAGTTCATCGCGCCGCTGTCGGTGTGGTGCAACTGGCTCGCCTGGACGCCGGTGCTGTCGCTTGGCTGCTCGATCGCGGCGGCCTACATCCTCAATGCCCTGGCGCCGATCCCCGGATTCAGCGATACGTCGCCGGAAGTCGTGGCATGGCTTGCAGACCCGGCCAATGCCGGCAAGGCTGCGACCGATGCCATTGCCGCCCTGACGGCTGCGGGGACACCGGCTATCCGCACCTGGACACTCTTCCACGGTACGCTCGGGCCAGTGAGCTTCTCGCTCAATTCGGTCTTCTTCATCGGCGTCATCCTGATGCTGGTGACTTTCGCGATCCAGCATCGCGGCATTCTCGGCACCGCGAGTGTCCAGAAGTTCATCGGCCTCGTCGTCATCATTCCGATGCTGATCGTCGGTGTCGTGCCGATCATCACGGGTCAGATCAACTGGGCGAACTACTCGCCGCTGGTGCCGCTGGCTGCCGCCTATGCGCCGGAACCGGGCTCGTGGAACGTCGCCGGTTGGACGCTTGTACTGGGCGGCATGTTCATTGCGGCCTGGTCGGCTTACGCCTTCGAGACCGCGATCTGCTACACCAGCGAATTCAAGAATCCGGGCCGCGACACGGTGCGGGCGATCTTCTATTCGGGCCTGCTGTGCCTCGCGCTCTACACGCTGGTGCCGTTCACCTTCCAGGGCGTTCTGGGGCTCAACGGCATGCTGGCGACGCCGATCGTCGACGGCTCGGGTGTCGCAGAAGCCATGGCCCAGATGGTCGGCGGGGCGGGGTTCGTGACCTCGATCATGGTAATGTTGATGATCCTGGCGCTGATGCTGTCGATCATGACGGCAATGGCGGGCTCATCGCGCACGCTTTACCAGGGCTCGGTCGACGGCTGGCTGCCGCGCTATCTCAATCACACCAACGAACATGGCGCGCCGACGCGGGCCATGTGGACCGACCTGATCTTCAACGTCTTCCTGCTGGCCGTTGCCGCTGCCGATGCAACCAGCTTCTTCTTCGTGCTGGCCGTATCGAACTGCGGCTACATCATCTTCAACTTCCTCAACCTGAACTCCGGCTGGATCCATCGCATCGACAACGGCCATATCCACCGGCCGTGGCGGGCGCCGACCCTGCTGATCGCGGTCGGCGGTCTGCTCTCCTACGTCAATGCCGTCTTCATGGGCGCCGGCGCCAAGGTCTGGAACCCGTGGGCCCTGTGGGCCGGCTTTATCGCCGCCGCCCTGATCATTCCGGTGTTCTGCTTCCGTCACTACATCCAGGACGGTGGCAAGTTCCCGGAACATATGCTGGACGATCTCGGTATCTCCCAGGACGACCTCAAGGTGCGCAAGGCCGGTATGCTGCCTTACCTGACGCTTGTCGCCGGACTGGTTGTCGTGCTGCTCGCCAACTGGTTCTTCGTGATCTGA